In the genome of Thermoplasmata archaeon, one region contains:
- a CDS encoding ATP-binding cassette domain-containing protein has product MRPPAAPAASGIVQAEHLDVGYAGRTVWQDANFDIHRGEFVAVIGPNGAGKTTLFRLLLGLHRPRGGSLRVFDSSPRRGNAKIGYVPQRHTIDNETHIEAEVLVRLGFSGTRWGPSLSSRTEKEAAADALQAVGAADLANKPLGSLSGGELQRVFLAEALVGHPELLLLDEPLSNLDLRRSRDLVHLIHGLVKTRNVATLLVAHDINPLIQCLDKVIYIANGHVATGAPEKVLTSESLTALYGVPVEVLRDSRDNLVIVGGEDLHGEETG; this is encoded by the coding sequence ATGAGGCCGCCGGCGGCGCCCGCGGCTTCCGGGATCGTCCAGGCGGAGCACCTGGACGTAGGATACGCAGGCCGAACCGTCTGGCAAGACGCCAACTTCGACATCCATCGGGGCGAGTTCGTGGCCGTGATCGGCCCTAACGGCGCCGGGAAGACCACCCTGTTCCGCCTGCTTCTCGGGCTTCACCGTCCGCGGGGAGGCAGCCTGAGGGTGTTCGATTCGTCCCCCCGCCGCGGGAATGCGAAGATCGGCTACGTCCCCCAGCGCCACACAATCGACAATGAGACTCACATCGAAGCCGAGGTCCTCGTCCGCCTGGGCTTCTCAGGGACCCGGTGGGGCCCAAGCCTGTCCTCACGAACGGAGAAGGAGGCTGCCGCGGACGCGCTCCAAGCCGTGGGCGCGGCCGATCTGGCGAACAAGCCCCTCGGCTCCTTGTCCGGCGGTGAGCTGCAGCGGGTGTTCCTCGCGGAGGCCCTTGTGGGCCACCCCGAGCTCCTGCTGCTGGATGAGCCGCTCTCCAATCTCGACCTCCGGCGCAGCCGGGACCTGGTCCATCTGATCCACGGGCTGGTCAAGACCCGGAACGTCGCGACCCTCCTTGTGGCCCACGACATCAATCCCCTCATCCAGTGCCTCGACAAGGTGATCTACATCGCCAACGGCCACGTGGCCACGGGCGCGCCAGAGAAGGTGTTGACTTCGGAGAGCCTCACGGCCCTCTATGGGGTTCCCGTGGAAGTTCTCCGGGACTCGCGGGACAACCTCGTGATCGTGGGCGGAGAAGATCTGCACGGGGAGGAGACTGGATGA